In the genome of Lynx canadensis isolate LIC74 chromosome F1, mLynCan4.pri.v2, whole genome shotgun sequence, one region contains:
- the UBAP2L gene encoding ubiquitin-associated protein 2-like isoform X18 — translation MMTSVGTNRARGNWEQPQNQNQTQHKQRPQATAEQIRLAQMISDHNDADFEEKVKQLIDITGKNQDECVIALHDCNGDVNRAINVLLEGNPDTHSWEMVGKKKGVSGQKDGGQTESNEEGKENRDRDRDYSRRRGGPPRRGRGASRGRECMHGALTKPAVVRGQENGLDGTKSGGPSGRGTERGRRGRGRGRGGSGRRGGRFSAQGMGTFNPADYAEPANTDDNYGNNSGNTWNNTGHFEPDDGTRLDFSGVEGSNYPRKFETAPGAWRTAAEEWGTEDWNEDLSETKIFTASNVSSVPLPAENVTITAGQRIDLAVLLGKTPSSMENDSSNLDPSQAPSLAQPLVFSNSKQSAITQPASGNSFSHHSMVSMLGKGFGDVGEAKGGSTTGSQFLEQFKTAQALAQLAAQHSQPGTTATSSWDMGSASQSPSLVQYDLKNPDDSTVHSPFSKRQAFTPSSAMMEVFLQEKPPTVATSTAAPPPPSSPLPSKSTSAPQMSPGSSDNQSSSPQPAQQKLKQQKKKASLTSKIPALAVEMPGSADISGLNLQFGALQFGSEPVLSDYESTPTTSASSSQAPSSLYTSTASESSSTISSNQSQESGYQSGPIQSTTYTSPNNAQGPLYEQRSTQTRRYPSSISSSPQKDLTQAKNGFSSVQATQLQTTQSVEGATGSAVKSDSPSTSGISPLSETVSAASLLTAASQHSSPLGGLSHGEESANAPTTQHSSTLSTQQNTLSSSTSSGRTSTSTLLHTSVDSEANLHSSSSTFSTTSSTVSAPPPVVSVSSSLHSGSSLGLSLSSNSTVTASTRSSVATTSGKAPPNLPPGVPPLLPNPYIMAPGLLHAYPPQVYGYDDLQMLQTRFPLDYYSIPFPTPTTPLTGRDGSLASNPYSGDLTKFGRGDASSPAPATTLAQPQQNQTQTHHTTQQTFLNPALPPGYSYTSLPYYTGVPGLPSTFQYGPAVFPVAPTSSKQHGVNVSVNASATPFQQPSGYGSHGYNTGVSVTSSNTGVPDISGSVYSKTQQSFEKQGFHSGTPAASFNLPSALGSGGPINPATAAAYPPAPFMHILTPHQQPHSQILHHHLQQDGQVLPSCHRSPV, via the exons ATGATGACGTCGGTGGGCACGAACCGAGCCCGGGGAAACTGGGAACAACCTCAgaaccaaaaccagacacagcacaagcagcgGCCACAG GCCACTGCGGAACAGATTCGACTTGCACAGATGATTTCAGACCATAATGATGCTGACTTTGAGGAAAAGGTGAAACAA ttgaTTGATATCACAGGCAAGAACCAGGATGAATGTGTCATTGCTTTACATGACTGCAATGGAGATGTCAACAGAGCCATCAATGTCCTACTGGAAGGAAACCCAGATACG CATTCGTGGGAGATGGTCGGGAAGAAGAAGGGAGTCTCAGGACAGAAGGATGGTGGCCAAACGGAATCCAACgaggaaggcaaagaaaatcGAGACCGTGACAGAGACTATAGTCGGCGACGTGGTGGGCCACCAAGACGGGGGAGAGGTGCCAGCCGTGGACGAGAGTGTATGCATGGGGCTTTAACAAAACCAGCTGTGG ttcggGGTCAGGAAAACGGATTAGATGGCACTAAGAGTGGAGGACCTTCTGGAAGAGGCACTGAACGAGGCAGAAGAGGACGTGGCAGAGGCAGAG gtgGCTCTGGTAGACGGGGAGGAAGGTTTTCTGCTCAAGGAATGGG AACCTTTAACCCAGCTGATTATGCAGAACCGGCCAATACCGATGACAACTATGGCAATAATAGCGGGAATACGTGGAACAACACTGGCCACTTCGAACCAGATGATGGGACGA gACTTGATTTCAGTGGGGTTGAGGGGTCAAATTATCCCCGAAAATTTGAGACTGCTCCTG GTGCGTGGAGGACCGCGGCAGAGGAGTGGGGGACTGAAGACTGGAATGAAGAC CTTTCTGAGACCAAGATCTTCACTGCCTCTAATGTGTCTTCAGTGCCTCTGCCTGCGGAGAATGTGACAATCACTGCTGGTCAGAG AATCGACCTTGCTGTTCTGTTGGGGAAGACACCATCTTCAATGGAGAATGATTCCTCTAATCTGGATCCATCTCAGGCTCCTTCTCTTGCGCAGCCTCTGGTGTTCAGTAATTCAAAGCAGAGCGCCATAACACAGCCTGCTTCAGGAAACTCATTCTCTCATCACAGTATG GTGAGCATGTTGGGAAAAGGGTTTGGCGATGTCGGCGAAGCCAAAGGTGGCAGCACCACGGGCTCTCAGTTCTTGGAGCAGTTCAAGACTGCTCAGGCCCTGGCCCAGCTGGCGGCACAGCATTCTCAGCCTGGAACCACCGCCACCTCCTCTTGGGACATGGGCTCCGCCTCACAGTCCCCATCGCTGGTGCAGTACG ATTTGAAGAACCCAGACGATTCCACAGTACACAGCCCCTTCAGCAAACGCCAGGCTTTCACCCCGTCTTCAGCCATGATGGAGGTGTTCCTTCAGGAGAAGCCGCCCACGGTGGCCACCTCCACCGCTGCACCTCCACCGCCCTCTTCTCCTCTGCCGAGCAAATCCACCTCGGCCCCACAGATGTCTCCCGGGTCTTCAGATAACCAGTCCTCCAGCCCTCAGCCGGCTCAGCAGAAATTGaaacagcagaagaaaaaggCCTCCTTGACTTCTAAG ATTCCTGCTCTGGCTGTGGAGATGCCTGGCTCAGCAGATATCTCAGGGCTAAACCTGCAGTTTGGGGCATTGCAGTTTGGGTCAGAGCCTGTCCTTTCTGATTACGAGTCCACCCCCACCACGAGCGCCTCTTCAAGCCAGGCTCCAAGTAGCCTCTATACCAGCACAGCCAG TGAATCTTCATCTACAATTTCATCTAACCAGAGTCAGGAGTCCGGTTATCAGAGCGGTCCAATTCAGTCGACAACCTATACCTCCCCAAATAATGCTCAGGGCCCTCTGTATGAACAGAGGTCCACACAGACTCGACGGTACCCCAGCTCCATCtcctcatcaccccaaaaggaccTGACTCAGGCAAAG AATGGCTTCAGCTCTGTGCAGGCCACACAGTTACAGACCACGCAATCTGTTGAAG GTGCTACAGGCTCTGCAGTGAAGTCTGACTCACCTTCCACTTCCGGCATCTCCCCTCTCAGTGAGACGGTGTCCGCAGCCTCCTTGCTGACAGCGGCCAGTCAACACTCATCCCCCCTGGGTGGCTTGAGCCACGGTGAGGAGAGTGCAAATGCTCCCACCACACAACACAGCAG CACGTTATCGACGCAGCAGAACACCCTCTCGTCATCCACGTCTTCTGGGCGCACTTCTACATCCACTCTTTTG CACACAAGCGTGGACAGTGAGGCGAACCTCCATTCTTCCTCCAGCACTTTCTCCACCACGTCCAGCACggtctctgcgcctcccccagtGGTCAGTGTCTCCTCCAGTCTCCACAGCGGCAGCAGCTTAGGCCTCAGCCTCAGCAGCAACTCCACCGTCACAGCCTCGACTCGGAGCTCGGTCGCTACGACTTCAG GAAAAGCTCCTCCCAACCTCCCTCCTGGGGTCCCGCCGTTGTTGCCTAATCCGTACATCATGGCTCCAGGGCTGTTACACGCCTACCCG CCGCAAGTATATGGTTACGATGACTTACAGATGCTTCAGACGAGATTCCCCTTG GATTACTACAGCATCCCATTTCCCACGCCCACCACACCGCTGACGGGGAGGGACGGTAGCCTGGCCAGCAACCCCTACTCTG GTGACCTCACGAAGTTCGGCCGCGGGGatgcctcctccccagccccggcCACAACCTTGGCCCAACCCCAACAGAACCAGACGCAGACTCACCACACGACGCAGCAGACATTCCTGAACCCGGCGCTGCCTCCTGGCTACAGTTACACCAGCCTGCCATACTACACAGGGGTTCCGGGCCTCCCCAGCACCTTCCAGTATGGGCCTGCTGTGTTCCCT GTGGCTCCTACCTCTTCCAAGCAGCATGGTGTGAATGTCAGTGTGAACGCATCAGCCACCCCTTTCCAACAGCCAAGTGGATATGGGTCTCACGGATACAACACTG
- the UBAP2L gene encoding ubiquitin-associated protein 2-like isoform X25, which yields MMTSVGTNRARGNWEQPQNQNQTQHKQRPQATAEQIRLAQMISDHNDADFEEKVKQLIDITGKNQDECVIALHDCNGDVNRAINVLLEGNPDTHSWEMVGKKKGVSGQKDGGQTESNEEGKENRDRDRDYSRRRGGPPRRGRGASRGREFRGQENGLDGTKSGGPSGRGTERGRRGRGRGRGGSGRRGGRFSAQGMGTFNPADYAEPANTDDNYGNNSGNTWNNTGHFEPDDGTSAWRTAAEEWGTEDWNEDLSETKIFTASNVSSVPLPAENVTITAGQRIDLAVLLGKTPSSMENDSSNLDPSQAPSLAQPLVFSNSKQSAITQPASGNSFSHHSMVSMLGKGFGDVGEAKGGSTTGSQFLEQFKTAQALAQLAAQHSQPGTTATSSWDMGSASQSPSLVQYDLKNPDDSTVHSPFSKRQAFTPSSAMMEVFLQEKPPTVATSTAAPPPPSSPLPSKSTSAPQMSPGSSDNQSSSPQPAQQKLKQQKKKASLTSKIPALAVEMPGSADISGLNLQFGALQFGSEPVLSDYESTPTTSASSSQAPSSLYTSTASESSSTISSNQSQESGYQSGPIQSTTYTSPNNAQGPLYEQRSTQTRRYPSSISSSPQKDLTQAKNGFSSVQATQLQTTQSVEGATGSAVKSDSPSTSGISPLSETVSAASLLTAASQHSSPLGGLSHGEESANAPTTQHSSTLSTQQNTLSSSTSSGRTSTSTLLHTSVDSEANLHSSSSTFSTTSSTVSAPPPVVSVSSSLHSGSSLGLSLSSNSTVTASTRSSVATTSGKAPPNLPPGVPPLLPNPYIMAPGLLHAYPPQVYGYDDLQMLQTRFPLDYYSIPFPTPTTPLTGRDGSLASNPYSGDLTKFGRGDASSPAPATTLAQPQQNQTQTHHTTQQTFLNPALPPGYSYTSLPYYTGVPGLPSTFQYGPAVFPVAPTSSKQHGVNVSVNASATPFQQPSGYGSHGYNTGVSVTSSNTGVPDISGSVYSKTQQSFEKQGFHSGTPAASFNLPSALGSGGPINPATAAAYPPAPFMHILTPHQQPHSQILHHHLQQDGQDFLSLVSDQLGE from the exons ATGATGACGTCGGTGGGCACGAACCGAGCCCGGGGAAACTGGGAACAACCTCAgaaccaaaaccagacacagcacaagcagcgGCCACAG GCCACTGCGGAACAGATTCGACTTGCACAGATGATTTCAGACCATAATGATGCTGACTTTGAGGAAAAGGTGAAACAA ttgaTTGATATCACAGGCAAGAACCAGGATGAATGTGTCATTGCTTTACATGACTGCAATGGAGATGTCAACAGAGCCATCAATGTCCTACTGGAAGGAAACCCAGATACG CATTCGTGGGAGATGGTCGGGAAGAAGAAGGGAGTCTCAGGACAGAAGGATGGTGGCCAAACGGAATCCAACgaggaaggcaaagaaaatcGAGACCGTGACAGAGACTATAGTCGGCGACGTGGTGGGCCACCAAGACGGGGGAGAGGTGCCAGCCGTGGACGAGAGT ttcggGGTCAGGAAAACGGATTAGATGGCACTAAGAGTGGAGGACCTTCTGGAAGAGGCACTGAACGAGGCAGAAGAGGACGTGGCAGAGGCAGAG gtgGCTCTGGTAGACGGGGAGGAAGGTTTTCTGCTCAAGGAATGGG AACCTTTAACCCAGCTGATTATGCAGAACCGGCCAATACCGATGACAACTATGGCAATAATAGCGGGAATACGTGGAACAACACTGGCCACTTCGAACCAGATGATGGGACGA GTGCGTGGAGGACCGCGGCAGAGGAGTGGGGGACTGAAGACTGGAATGAAGAC CTTTCTGAGACCAAGATCTTCACTGCCTCTAATGTGTCTTCAGTGCCTCTGCCTGCGGAGAATGTGACAATCACTGCTGGTCAGAG AATCGACCTTGCTGTTCTGTTGGGGAAGACACCATCTTCAATGGAGAATGATTCCTCTAATCTGGATCCATCTCAGGCTCCTTCTCTTGCGCAGCCTCTGGTGTTCAGTAATTCAAAGCAGAGCGCCATAACACAGCCTGCTTCAGGAAACTCATTCTCTCATCACAGTATG GTGAGCATGTTGGGAAAAGGGTTTGGCGATGTCGGCGAAGCCAAAGGTGGCAGCACCACGGGCTCTCAGTTCTTGGAGCAGTTCAAGACTGCTCAGGCCCTGGCCCAGCTGGCGGCACAGCATTCTCAGCCTGGAACCACCGCCACCTCCTCTTGGGACATGGGCTCCGCCTCACAGTCCCCATCGCTGGTGCAGTACG ATTTGAAGAACCCAGACGATTCCACAGTACACAGCCCCTTCAGCAAACGCCAGGCTTTCACCCCGTCTTCAGCCATGATGGAGGTGTTCCTTCAGGAGAAGCCGCCCACGGTGGCCACCTCCACCGCTGCACCTCCACCGCCCTCTTCTCCTCTGCCGAGCAAATCCACCTCGGCCCCACAGATGTCTCCCGGGTCTTCAGATAACCAGTCCTCCAGCCCTCAGCCGGCTCAGCAGAAATTGaaacagcagaagaaaaaggCCTCCTTGACTTCTAAG ATTCCTGCTCTGGCTGTGGAGATGCCTGGCTCAGCAGATATCTCAGGGCTAAACCTGCAGTTTGGGGCATTGCAGTTTGGGTCAGAGCCTGTCCTTTCTGATTACGAGTCCACCCCCACCACGAGCGCCTCTTCAAGCCAGGCTCCAAGTAGCCTCTATACCAGCACAGCCAG TGAATCTTCATCTACAATTTCATCTAACCAGAGTCAGGAGTCCGGTTATCAGAGCGGTCCAATTCAGTCGACAACCTATACCTCCCCAAATAATGCTCAGGGCCCTCTGTATGAACAGAGGTCCACACAGACTCGACGGTACCCCAGCTCCATCtcctcatcaccccaaaaggaccTGACTCAGGCAAAG AATGGCTTCAGCTCTGTGCAGGCCACACAGTTACAGACCACGCAATCTGTTGAAG GTGCTACAGGCTCTGCAGTGAAGTCTGACTCACCTTCCACTTCCGGCATCTCCCCTCTCAGTGAGACGGTGTCCGCAGCCTCCTTGCTGACAGCGGCCAGTCAACACTCATCCCCCCTGGGTGGCTTGAGCCACGGTGAGGAGAGTGCAAATGCTCCCACCACACAACACAGCAG CACGTTATCGACGCAGCAGAACACCCTCTCGTCATCCACGTCTTCTGGGCGCACTTCTACATCCACTCTTTTG CACACAAGCGTGGACAGTGAGGCGAACCTCCATTCTTCCTCCAGCACTTTCTCCACCACGTCCAGCACggtctctgcgcctcccccagtGGTCAGTGTCTCCTCCAGTCTCCACAGCGGCAGCAGCTTAGGCCTCAGCCTCAGCAGCAACTCCACCGTCACAGCCTCGACTCGGAGCTCGGTCGCTACGACTTCAG GAAAAGCTCCTCCCAACCTCCCTCCTGGGGTCCCGCCGTTGTTGCCTAATCCGTACATCATGGCTCCAGGGCTGTTACACGCCTACCCG CCGCAAGTATATGGTTACGATGACTTACAGATGCTTCAGACGAGATTCCCCTTG GATTACTACAGCATCCCATTTCCCACGCCCACCACACCGCTGACGGGGAGGGACGGTAGCCTGGCCAGCAACCCCTACTCTG GTGACCTCACGAAGTTCGGCCGCGGGGatgcctcctccccagccccggcCACAACCTTGGCCCAACCCCAACAGAACCAGACGCAGACTCACCACACGACGCAGCAGACATTCCTGAACCCGGCGCTGCCTCCTGGCTACAGTTACACCAGCCTGCCATACTACACAGGGGTTCCGGGCCTCCCCAGCACCTTCCAGTATGGGCCTGCTGTGTTCCCT GTGGCTCCTACCTCTTCCAAGCAGCATGGTGTGAATGTCAGTGTGAACGCATCAGCCACCCCTTTCCAACAGCCAAGTGGATATGGGTCTCACGGATACAACACTG
- the UBAP2L gene encoding ubiquitin-associated protein 2-like isoform X26, with protein MMTSVGTNRARGNWEQPQNQNQTQHKQRPQATAEQIRLAQMISDHNDADFEEKVKQLIDITGKNQDECVIALHDCNGDVNRAINVLLEGNPDTHSWEMVGKKKGVSGQKDGGQTESNEEGKENRDRDRDYSRRRGGPPRRGRGASRGREFRGQENGLDGTKSGGPSGRGTERGRRGRGRGRGGSGRRGGRFSAQGMGTFNPADYAEPANTDDNYGNNSGNTWNNTGHFEPDDGTSAWRTAAEEWGTEDWNEDLSETKIFTASNVSSVPLPAENVTITAGQRIDLAVLLGKTPSSMENDSSNLDPSQAPSLAQPLVFSNSKQSAITQPASGNSFSHHSMVSMLGKGFGDVGEAKGGSTTGSQFLEQFKTAQALAQLAAQHSQPGTTATSSWDMGSASQSPSLVQYDLKNPDDSTVHSPFSKRQAFTPSSAMMEVFLQEKPPTVATSTAAPPPPSSPLPSKSTSAPQMSPGSSDNQSSSPQPAQQKLKQQKKKASLTSKIPALAVEMPGSADISGLNLQFGALQFGSEPVLSDYESTPTTSASSSQAPSSLYTSTASESSSTISSNQSQESGYQSGPIQSTTYTSPNNAQGPLYEQRSTQTRRYPSSISSSPQKDLTQAKNGFSSVQATQLQTTQSVEGATGSAVKSDSPSTSGISPLSETVSAASLLTAASQHSSPLGGLSHGEESANAPTTQHSSTLSTQQNTLSSSTSSGRTSTSTLLHTSVDSEANLHSSSSTFSTTSSTVSAPPPVVSVSSSLHSGSSLGLSLSSNSTVTASTRSSVATTSGKAPPNLPPGVPPLLPNPYIMAPGLLHAYPPQVYGYDDLQMLQTRFPLDYYSIPFPTPTTPLTGRDGSLASNPYSGDLTKFGRGDASSPAPATTLAQPQQNQTQTHHTTQQTFLNPALPPGYSYTSLPYYTGVPGLPSTFQYGPAVFPVAPTSSKQHGVNVSVNASATPFQQPSGYGSHGYNTGVSVTSSNTGVPDISGSVYSKTQSFEKQGFHSGTPAASFNLPSALGSGGPINPATAAAYPPAPFMHILTPHQQPHSQILHHHLQQDGQDFLSLVSDQLGE; from the exons ATGATGACGTCGGTGGGCACGAACCGAGCCCGGGGAAACTGGGAACAACCTCAgaaccaaaaccagacacagcacaagcagcgGCCACAG GCCACTGCGGAACAGATTCGACTTGCACAGATGATTTCAGACCATAATGATGCTGACTTTGAGGAAAAGGTGAAACAA ttgaTTGATATCACAGGCAAGAACCAGGATGAATGTGTCATTGCTTTACATGACTGCAATGGAGATGTCAACAGAGCCATCAATGTCCTACTGGAAGGAAACCCAGATACG CATTCGTGGGAGATGGTCGGGAAGAAGAAGGGAGTCTCAGGACAGAAGGATGGTGGCCAAACGGAATCCAACgaggaaggcaaagaaaatcGAGACCGTGACAGAGACTATAGTCGGCGACGTGGTGGGCCACCAAGACGGGGGAGAGGTGCCAGCCGTGGACGAGAGT ttcggGGTCAGGAAAACGGATTAGATGGCACTAAGAGTGGAGGACCTTCTGGAAGAGGCACTGAACGAGGCAGAAGAGGACGTGGCAGAGGCAGAG gtgGCTCTGGTAGACGGGGAGGAAGGTTTTCTGCTCAAGGAATGGG AACCTTTAACCCAGCTGATTATGCAGAACCGGCCAATACCGATGACAACTATGGCAATAATAGCGGGAATACGTGGAACAACACTGGCCACTTCGAACCAGATGATGGGACGA GTGCGTGGAGGACCGCGGCAGAGGAGTGGGGGACTGAAGACTGGAATGAAGAC CTTTCTGAGACCAAGATCTTCACTGCCTCTAATGTGTCTTCAGTGCCTCTGCCTGCGGAGAATGTGACAATCACTGCTGGTCAGAG AATCGACCTTGCTGTTCTGTTGGGGAAGACACCATCTTCAATGGAGAATGATTCCTCTAATCTGGATCCATCTCAGGCTCCTTCTCTTGCGCAGCCTCTGGTGTTCAGTAATTCAAAGCAGAGCGCCATAACACAGCCTGCTTCAGGAAACTCATTCTCTCATCACAGTATG GTGAGCATGTTGGGAAAAGGGTTTGGCGATGTCGGCGAAGCCAAAGGTGGCAGCACCACGGGCTCTCAGTTCTTGGAGCAGTTCAAGACTGCTCAGGCCCTGGCCCAGCTGGCGGCACAGCATTCTCAGCCTGGAACCACCGCCACCTCCTCTTGGGACATGGGCTCCGCCTCACAGTCCCCATCGCTGGTGCAGTACG ATTTGAAGAACCCAGACGATTCCACAGTACACAGCCCCTTCAGCAAACGCCAGGCTTTCACCCCGTCTTCAGCCATGATGGAGGTGTTCCTTCAGGAGAAGCCGCCCACGGTGGCCACCTCCACCGCTGCACCTCCACCGCCCTCTTCTCCTCTGCCGAGCAAATCCACCTCGGCCCCACAGATGTCTCCCGGGTCTTCAGATAACCAGTCCTCCAGCCCTCAGCCGGCTCAGCAGAAATTGaaacagcagaagaaaaaggCCTCCTTGACTTCTAAG ATTCCTGCTCTGGCTGTGGAGATGCCTGGCTCAGCAGATATCTCAGGGCTAAACCTGCAGTTTGGGGCATTGCAGTTTGGGTCAGAGCCTGTCCTTTCTGATTACGAGTCCACCCCCACCACGAGCGCCTCTTCAAGCCAGGCTCCAAGTAGCCTCTATACCAGCACAGCCAG TGAATCTTCATCTACAATTTCATCTAACCAGAGTCAGGAGTCCGGTTATCAGAGCGGTCCAATTCAGTCGACAACCTATACCTCCCCAAATAATGCTCAGGGCCCTCTGTATGAACAGAGGTCCACACAGACTCGACGGTACCCCAGCTCCATCtcctcatcaccccaaaaggaccTGACTCAGGCAAAG AATGGCTTCAGCTCTGTGCAGGCCACACAGTTACAGACCACGCAATCTGTTGAAG GTGCTACAGGCTCTGCAGTGAAGTCTGACTCACCTTCCACTTCCGGCATCTCCCCTCTCAGTGAGACGGTGTCCGCAGCCTCCTTGCTGACAGCGGCCAGTCAACACTCATCCCCCCTGGGTGGCTTGAGCCACGGTGAGGAGAGTGCAAATGCTCCCACCACACAACACAGCAG CACGTTATCGACGCAGCAGAACACCCTCTCGTCATCCACGTCTTCTGGGCGCACTTCTACATCCACTCTTTTG CACACAAGCGTGGACAGTGAGGCGAACCTCCATTCTTCCTCCAGCACTTTCTCCACCACGTCCAGCACggtctctgcgcctcccccagtGGTCAGTGTCTCCTCCAGTCTCCACAGCGGCAGCAGCTTAGGCCTCAGCCTCAGCAGCAACTCCACCGTCACAGCCTCGACTCGGAGCTCGGTCGCTACGACTTCAG GAAAAGCTCCTCCCAACCTCCCTCCTGGGGTCCCGCCGTTGTTGCCTAATCCGTACATCATGGCTCCAGGGCTGTTACACGCCTACCCG CCGCAAGTATATGGTTACGATGACTTACAGATGCTTCAGACGAGATTCCCCTTG GATTACTACAGCATCCCATTTCCCACGCCCACCACACCGCTGACGGGGAGGGACGGTAGCCTGGCCAGCAACCCCTACTCTG GTGACCTCACGAAGTTCGGCCGCGGGGatgcctcctccccagccccggcCACAACCTTGGCCCAACCCCAACAGAACCAGACGCAGACTCACCACACGACGCAGCAGACATTCCTGAACCCGGCGCTGCCTCCTGGCTACAGTTACACCAGCCTGCCATACTACACAGGGGTTCCGGGCCTCCCCAGCACCTTCCAGTATGGGCCTGCTGTGTTCCCT GTGGCTCCTACCTCTTCCAAGCAGCATGGTGTGAATGTCAGTGTGAACGCATCAGCCACCCCTTTCCAACAGCCAAGTGGATATGGGTCTCACGGATACAACACTG